GCACCGAACCCGCGGACCTCGCGCGACTTCTCGACGCGCCGAATCTCTCGGTGCGCGCGCTCACTTTCGACGGTCACGTCGTCGGCGTCGCCCTGCTGGCCCGCGAAGGAAACCTCCCCGAAGACGTGCGCGAACACATGTACGACGGCGGGCGCGTGAAGGGCAACATGCTTCCGGACGTGCTGACGACCCAACTGCGCGACGAGTCGGCCGGAATTCCGAAAGGAATGCGAGTCGTCCGAATCGCGGTCCACGACGCCGTTCGTTCTGCGGGACTCGGGTCACGCTTGCTCGCCGAGATTCGTGCGGAGTTCGAAGACGAACTCGATTGGCTCGGCGTCGGCTACGGTGCGACGCCCCAACTCCTGCGGTTCTGGCACCGAAACGGCTACCGCACCGTTCAACTCTCGACCACGCGCAACGACACCAGCGGCGAACACTCTGCGCTCATGCTCGACCCGCTGAGCGGGGGCGGAAGGGCTCTCCACGACCGTCACGCCGACTGGTTCGCATCGCGAATCACGTCGATGCTCGGCGACTCGCTCCGGGGGGTCGATGCTGACGTAGTGCGTGCGCTTTTGCCAACTATCGACGCCCGTATCGAACTCGACCTCTCGCCGTGGGACTGGCGCGCCGTCGCGGCCAGCGCCTACGGACCCGGACTCTACGACGCCGCGCCCCGACCGTTCCGCCGCGTCGCGCTGAAGTACTTCGTGGAGAAGAGCGAGGCGAACGCCGAGCGTTCGCCGGACGCCGTCGCGAGTCGCTCGCCGGCGAGCGACTCGCTCACACTACAGCACGAGCGAGTACTCGTTCGGAAAGTCCTGCAAGGCCACGACTGGAAGACGGTCGCGGACGAACTCGGGTTTCATTCCACTGGCCAGTGCATGCGCGCGCTCGGCGACGCCTACGAACCGCTAGTCGATGCCTACGGCGACGAGGCAGCGATGGCGGAGAAAGAGCGTTACGAGTGAGTCACTCCTCTGGTATCGTATTCGGCCCAGTAGCGAGCACTCGCTGGCCGAGCGTCTGCTGTGCGCGCCGGAGTCGCTTCGAGACCGCCTGTGAGGAGATACCAATCTCGTCGGACAGTTCGCTCAGGTTGGTCTCTCGCGGCACCTCGAAGTAACCCGCTTCGAGCGCGACGTGGAACGCTTCGTACTGCTTCTCGGTGAGGACGAACTGGCCGCCAGTGGTCGGGAGTTCGGGCGTGTGGAGTCGTTTCAGTTCGGCATCGACGCTCGCCCGGTCGAGTTCCGTCTGGAGCTTCGAGAGGTCTTCGCGGTGCCGGAATCGCATCGTGAAGTCCCAACCGTCTCGGGTCGCACACCCTGTCAACACGACCGGGTCGCTCGACAGCAGTCGTTCGATAGCCTCCGAGACATGTTCGTTCCACTCGACGTGGTACAGCGTCGCGTTGTCGGTCTCGTTGAGTTTCGAGACTTCCGCGGTCGTCTCGTCGCTCCGAACTGCCTCGTCCACGGCGTCCGGACTGCCGCCACGAGTCCAGAGATACGGCAACAGTCGCCCGGTCGGGTGGGCGACGACACGCTCGGCCTCGACGCAGAGCTCTGGCACGGCTTCGAACGCGTCTTCGAGCGCGAATTCGGAGACTGGGAGCGTGAACTCCGCCACGAGGTTCATAGACTTGAACCGAAGTACTACGGAGGAAAGAGGGTAACGGGCGACCAGTCAGGTGTTTATAAGCCGTCGGCTACTT
The sequence above is a segment of the Halorussus halophilus genome. Coding sequences within it:
- a CDS encoding helix-turn-helix domain-containing protein codes for the protein MNLVAEFTLPVSEFALEDAFEAVPELCVEAERVVAHPTGRLLPYLWTRGGSPDAVDEAVRSDETTAEVSKLNETDNATLYHVEWNEHVSEAIERLLSSDPVVLTGCATRDGWDFTMRFRHREDLSKLQTELDRASVDAELKRLHTPELPTTGGQFVLTEKQYEAFHVALEAGYFEVPRETNLSELSDEIGISSQAVSKRLRRAQQTLGQRVLATGPNTIPEE